TCATGGGCGGGTTCACCGGCAGCACTCCGTTCCCGACCGTCCGGCAGCTCGGCGCGCTCGTCACCGCCCACGAGGTGCGCTACGCGCTGCTGACCAGCCGGCGTCCCGCCACTGCCACCACCCGCTGGGTGCGCTCCCACTGCGCCCGCATCCGCCCCACCGCATACGGCCTGCGCACTGACGGCAGCTTCACCCTCTACGACTGCGCCGCCCACAAGTGAGCGTCCGGAGGACAGGGTCAGTCGTCCCTGTCCTCCGGACCGACATCGCGGAACACACTTCTGTAGTCGCCGCTGCGGACGAGTTCGTCGACGACCTCGACCATCCCGGATATGCCCGGGTCGCGGACGATCAGACCGTCCCAGACATAGAAGTACCGGCCGTCCAGGCATTCACCGGTCCGTCTTCTCCGGTCCATGGTGCGGCGGACGTCGTCGAGGGTGTAGATCGTCCCCGACCAGCGCTCCCCGCTGTCGAAGATCACCCACATGTCGACGTCGTCGATCTCGTCGAGGGGTACTCCGTGATCGGGGACGAAGCAGATCTCGTAGCCGTCACGCTGCACGCGGTAGAACGCCCCGTCCCACACCAGATCGGCTCCTCAGCCACTCAGCCATCACGTCTGCCGGGCCGGCCCGGCCCGCCTCGAATGTATCGGCTCTGGCGGCGGTGCTTCCCCGATGTGGAGGCCTCCCCGGGTACAACGTACTTCGGCAACCGCATACAGCTCGCCGTCCAGCCTGACGAGGCGGCGGTCAAGGCATGGCACCAGCGCCTATGCCCTTTTCAGCGCGTCCCCCTAGGTCACCGCCCCCGCACCCATCGGCGCCGTCACCCGAATGGAGCAACGTGACGTGCCACCCGGATGGGTGAAGATCAAACTGGCTAGTGCCCCAACCGAGGCAATCCGTGAAAGGAAAATCGAATGCACATTCGACGAATCCTCGCCGCCGTCGCCGCCACGGCAGCCCTCGCCGGACTCGGACTCACAGGCGTCGCCACGGCCACCGCCGCCACGGCACAGGGTGCCCCGAGCGACGTCACCCCTTCCCAGTGCAAGCAGGGTGGTGGAGTAGCGGATCTGACGGACAACATGTGCAAGGGCGGCATGCACGACGGGCAGAGGGTCGACTAGCCCTCACCAGGGCGCCCCGCGGTCACGCGCCGCGGGGCGCTGCCGCCCGAGCGGACGTGAACGCGCCTCGGTGGGTCTCGGTGACGGTCACGCTGGGGGACGACCGTGTCGGAGTCGGTCACCTGGCCGTTGTGGACTCTGCGGGGCGCCGCCCGCTCAGCCCTGCCCCGGATCGCCGGCCGTCCGGCGCCGGTTCCGCTCGCGCTCGACGCGCCGCAGCGCGCGCCGCTGCCTGCCCGGCAGAGTCGCGGCCAACTGGCCCACGAGGGCGACGTCGTGGCCGTCGCCGTTCCGGTCACCCCGGCACCACCACACCGGCGGGCCGCCCGCGTCCGTCGCGCCCTCGTACCAGTCGCCCTCGGTGCCCGCGGGGCGGCGGTGCATGCCGATCCTGTGCTCCGGGCAGACCGGCCACACCTGCCACCGCAACTCCACGACGGTCGACTGCGCCGCATCCGCGACCACGTGCAGGACCGTCGCCGCGTCGTCCGGCTCCGGCGGGTCGTCCTCCTCGAGGTCGCACGCGTTGACCGGATTGCCGTGCCAACGGCCGTCGGACATCGCGACGTAGACCTGGTCCCTGTCGAACGCGCCCGGCGCCGAAGCCTCGCAAGCCGGCTGGACCATGAGGATCAGCGGGTCCTGACCCGGCAGGGTGGCCGTCAGATCGCGGTTGACCACGGCGAGCGCGGCCTCCAGCTTCGGCCACTGACCGGGCTCGGCCGGCCTGGGCTCCGGGAGCCGCCGCCGGCCGCGGCCGGGACCGATGCCCGCATGAGAGAAGTGGTTCACCCGGGCATCGTGCCATCCACGCCGACCTGGGCGGCATCCCCGGTCGAGCACCCGCGCCGCGCGGACATCGGCCCTCGCCCCGCTTGAGAGGTTCTTGACACAGCCGTAGGACTGAACAGCGCACACACGGCAACGAGCAGGTCGTGACACGCATAGCAATCGTCGCCCTGACCCTCGTCGCGGGAGTGCTCGCCGCCCTGGCCTCGGCCCGGCTCTCCGCCTGGTGGCTCTTCGCCGCCGTGCCGCTGGTGCTGCTGGGGCTGCTGGGCACCTGGGACCTGCTGCAACGCAAGCACTCGGTACTGCGCAACTATCCCGTCCTCGGCCACGCCCGCTTCCTCATGGAAGCGATCCGCCCGGAGCTGCAGCAGTACTTCATCGAGCGGAACTACGACGGCCGGCCCTTCGACCGGGACGTGCGCAGCATCGTCTACGAGCGCGCCAAGGGCACCGACGCCGAGGAGCCGTACGGCACCGAACGGGACGTCTACGAACCCGGCTACGAGTTCCTCGTACCGTCCATGGCACCGCGCCCGGTGCCGAAGTCACCCCCGCGCGTACGGATCGGCGGCCCGGACTGCGCGCGGCCGTACGACATGGCGCTGCTGAACGTGTCGGCGATGAGCTTCGGCTCCCTGTCGGCCAACGCGGTCCTGGCTCTCAACAGCGGCGCGGCCGCAGGGGGTTTCGCCCAGGACACCGGCGAGGGCGGGCTGTCGGAGTACCACCTGCGGCCGGGCGGCGACCTCGTCTGGGAGATCGGCACCGGGTACTTCGGCTGCCGGACCCGGGACGGCGACTTCGACCCGGCCGAGTTCGCCGACAAGGCGGCGCACGACCACGTCAAGTGCGTGTCCCTGAAACTCTCGCAGGGCGCCAAGCCCGGCATCGGCGGTGTGCTGCCGGGCGCCAAGGTGAACGCCGAGATCGCCCGGGTCCGAGACGTGCCCCAGGGACGCACCGTCATCTCCCCGCCGTACCACCGCGTGTTCTCCACTCCGCGGGAACTCGTCCGCTTCATCGCCCGCATGCGGGAGCTGTCCGGCGGCAAGCCGACCGGGTTCAAGCTGTGCGTGGGTTCGCGCCGGCAGTTCCTGGCCGTGTGCAAGGCGATGCTGGAGGAGGGCACCACGCCCGACTTCATCGTGGTGGACGGCGCCGAGGGCGGAACCGGCGCGGCCCCGCTGGAGTTCGCCGACCACGTCGGCACCCCGCTCACGGAGGGCCTGCTCACCGTGCACAACGCCCTCGTCGGCACGGGCCTGCGCGACCGGATCAAGGTCGGGGCGAGCGGCAAGATCGCCACCGGGACCGACCTCGTCAAGCGCCTGGTGCAGGGCGCCGACTACGGCAACGCGGCGCGGGCGATGATGTTCGCCGTCGGCTGCATCCAGGCGCAGAGGTGCCACACCAACACCTGCCCCACCGGCGTCACGACCCAGGACCCGCGCCGGGCCCGCGCCCTGGACGTGCGGGACAAGGCACCGCGCGTGCAGCGCTTCCAGGAGGCGACCGTGGCCAGCGCACTGCAGATCATGGCGTCCATGGGGGTCACCGACCCCGCCGAGCTGCGCCCGCACATGCTCCGCCGGCGCATCGACCCCATCACCGAACGCTCCTACGAGGAGCTGTACGAGTGGCTCGAGCCCGGGCAGTTGCTCGCCGGGCCGCCGGCCGCCTGGGCGGCCGACTGGAAGGCCGCCGACCCCGACCGTTTCGCCGTGTGACCCCACGACCGCATCCCAGGAGGATCTACGTGCCCCGTACCGTTGCCCAAGTCATCGTGGACGCGCTGAGCGAACTGGGCGTACGCCAGGTGTTCGGCGTCGTGGGAGACGCGCTCAACCCGCTCACGGACGCCATCCGCACCACCGACGGCCTGGAGTGGGTGGGCTGCCGCCACGAGGAGGCGGCGGCCTTCGCCGCGAGCGCCCAGTCGCAGCTCACCGACACGCTCGGCGTGTGCATGGGCACCGTCGGACCGGGTTCCGTGCACCTCCTCAACGGGCTCTACGACGCGGCCAAGAGCCACACCCCGGTGCTGGCCATCGCCGGCCAGGTCCCGCTCGCCGAACTCGGCAGCGACTACTTCCAGGAGGTCGACAACGACGCCCTCTTCAGCGACGTGGCCGTCTTCCGCGCGACCGTCACCTCGCCCGACCAACTGCCCCAGATGCTGGAGACGGCCGTGCGCCACGCACTGGGCCGCAAGGGCGTCGCGGTCCTCACCGTGCCGGGTGACCTGGGCGAGCGCGAACTGACCAGCGACCGGCCGGCGCGGTTCTCCCTGAACGCTCCGGTGAGCCGGCCGGACGAGTCCGCAGTCCGCCGCGCGGCGGAACTCCTCGACCGCTCCGAGCGCGTCACCCTCCTCGTCGGCGCAGGAGCCCGGGCCGCCCGCCAGGACGTCCTCGCCCTCGCCGACCGGCTGGCCGCGCCCATGGTGCTCACCCTGAAGGCCAAGGCCGGTTTCGAGGGCGACACCAACCCCTTCCAGGTCGGCCAGACCGGCCTGATCGGCAACCCCGCCGCGGCCAAGGCCCTCCAGGACGCGGACACCCTGCTCCTGCTCGGCACCGACTTCCCGTACCGGGACTGGTACCCCGAGGGCCGGACCGTGATCCAGGTGGACACCGAGGCCACCCACATCGGACGCCGGGTGCCGGTCGAGGTCGGGCTGGTGGGGGACACCGGCGCCACCGTACGCGACCTCCTCGGCCACCTCACCGCCCCGCCGGCCGGATCCGCCGACGCACGCGATCGCTCGCACCTGGAGAAGGCGCGTGAACGCTTCGACCAGTGGCGCGCCGGTCAGACCCGGCTGGCCGACCTCGCGCACGACAAGGGTGTCGTGGGCCGTATCCGGTCCGCGCTGGACAACCGCTCCCACGACATCCGTCCGGAGGCGCTGGCCGCGGCCGTCGACCGGGTCGCGGCGGAGGACGCCGTCTTCACCTCCGACACGGGCATGGCCACGGTGTGGCTCTCACGCTTCGTCGAAATGCGCGGCCACCGGCGCCTCATCGGCTCCTACAACCTGGGTTCGATGGCCAACGCCATGCCGCAGGCCCTGGGCGCCCAGAGTCTGGACCGTGAGCGACAGGTCGTGGCCTTCTGCGGTGACGGCGGACTGAGCATGCTCCTCGGCGACCTCATGACCCTGAAGACGTACCGGCTGCCCGTCAAACTCGTCGTCTTCGACAACCGCCGGCTGGGCATGGTGAAGCTCGAACAGGAGCAGGCCGGCCTGCCCGAGTTCGGCACGGTGCTGGACAACCCCGACTTCGCCGCCGTGGCCGAGGCCATGGGCATCACCGGCATCCGCGTGACCGACCCGGCCGACGTGGAGAACGCCGTACGACGCGCCTTCGACAGCCCGGGCCCGGTGCTGCTCGACGTCCTCACCAACCCCGACGAGATCGCCGTCCCGGCCAAGCCGACCGTCGAGCAGGGCTGGGGCTTCGCACTGGCCAAGGTCAAGGAAGTCGTGCGCAGCCATGGAGAGGCGGACTGACACCGACGCCGCCGGCTCGGTTCCCACCGGCGTCGGCGGGTACCGTCCCGGTCCAGGCCGTCCGTGCTGCGTGCACCGCGTGGCCGCTCCCGCGACGGACGGGTCAGTGCCCGCGAGCGCGAAGGCGGCGCAGCATGCGCGCGTCCTCGAAGCCGACCGCGCGAGCGGCGGCGTCGACCGTCGCGCCGTGGCAGATGAGGTGCTCGGCGCGCTCGAGCCGCAGAGTCTGCTGATAGCGCAGTGGGGTGAGGCCGCCGGTGGCCCGGGTGAAGAGGCGGGTGAGGGTGCGCTCGCTCACTCCCACGGTCGCGGCCAGCGTCGACAGGGGCAACGCCCGGTCGAAGCGGGCGTCGATCAGGTTCTGGGCGTGGTGCACGGTGTCGTCGAGGTGGGAGCGGTACCGGAGCATCGCGCTGGCCTGCGGCTCGTGGCCGTTGCGCCGCGCGTAGACGACCATGTCCCGCGCCACCTGGGCGGCGACGGCGGGGCCGTGCTGGTTGGCGATCAGGTGCAGGGCCAGGTCGATCCCGCTGGCGATGCCGGCTGAGGTGACCACCCGGTCGTCGGCGGTGTAGAGCACGTCGCGGACGACGGTGGCCCGGGGGTAGCGGCGTGCGAGCTCGTCCTGCACATCGTGGTGGGTGGTGCAGCGGCGGCCGTCGAGCAGCCCGGCCCGGCCGAGCGCCTCCGCGCCGGCGCAGACGCTCGCGACGGTTCCACCCCTGGCGTGGTGGTCCCTGAGCGCCCGCAGAGCGGCCGCGCCGATGTCAGGGCTGTCGACGAGAGCGAGGGACCGCCAGCCGGGCACCACGATCAGGTCCTCGGGCCGGAGTTCGGGCCAGTCGAGCCGGGCCACCAACGGCAGATCCTGGGCGGTGGGGACCACAGGCCGCTCGGCGATGTAGCTGAGCGTGTAGGGGTGCCCGAAGTCGGAGGCCGTGGAGAAGACCTGCGCGGGGCCTGCCAGGTCCAGCAGATGCACTCCGGGCACCAGAAGAAAGACGATGTGGTTCACGATCCGGTCATCATGCCTGAAGCTCGGCCGCCGCCTCCAGCTGCCCGACGGTGGTGATGGTGGCGAAGCGTCCGGCGAGGGCGTACTCGGTGCGCCTGATGATCTCCTCGGCGCTCAGCGTACGGGGGTCCGCCAGCAGCTCGGCCACGCTCTGGTCGGCGGGGGCGTCACGGTGCGGGATGGGGTTGGTCGCGGTGGCGTCGACGACGAACGCGACCCGGTAGCCGAGGTCGCTCGCCACGCGCGTGGTGGTCTCGACGCACTGCTCGGTCCGTATGCCGCACACCGTGAGCTCTCGGACGCCGTGCTCCGTGAGGAGCTGCTGCAGGTTGGTGGTGGTGAACGCGTTGTGCGAGGTCTTGTGGATCAGTGGTTCCGTGTCATGGCGCCGCAGCTCGTCCATCAGCCGGACGTGACCGAGGGCGGGGTCGAAGACATCGCCGCTGCCGGGCTCGGAGTGCAGCACCCACACCACCAGGTCGCCGGCCCGGCGGGCGAGGCGGACCAGTCGGTCGACCTGGTCGGCGATCTTGGGATCGGAGATGGTCTCCCACAGCGGGCGGGCGCGGAAGGATTCCTGGACGTCGATGACGATCAGTGCTCGGGTCATGCCCCCAGCCTGACCGAGGGGCCGGGGCGGCGGCAGGCCTCATCGCGTCCAGGTCCGGAACGATCCGGTCACGCCGGCGCCGGGCCCACTCGCCGCGTACTCGCGGCCACGTCCCGCCAGCGCGCCCTCCGCGCAGCTGAACGGTTCGCGCAACCGGTGCCCGGAGGCCGGGGGTCACCCCACGACGTGGAACTCGTCGCCACCGGCGTCAAGGAACTCCCCGGTTTTTTCCGAGGGTTGAGTGACCTCCAGCCGCAGCCTGTTCCGCGCCTCCTTCGGCGCCGCGGGCGGCCCCAGCACCAGCGAGACGGTACTGGTGGGCGTCCGGCGCAACCGGACGCCCCAGTCGTGGGACTCGACGGCATGCCAGTCGGCCCGTGACTGCCAGAAGGCCGACTGCGCGGAGCGGTCCCGCTCCGTGACGTCGAGGCAGATCGCGACGAGGCCGGACTCGGCGAGCACGCCCGGGTGGCCGGGACGCAGCACACAGAACTCGTTGCCCTCCGGATCGGCCAACACGTCCCACGGGACGTCCCCTTGGCCGATGTCGGCACGTGTCGCACCGAGTGCGAGCAGACGCGCCACCTCGTCCTCCCAGCCCGGCCCGCCGGCCAGGTCGAGGTGGAGCCGGTTCTTGCGCGCCGTCTTCGGCTGCGAGGTCGGCACGAAACTCAGCCGCAGACCGCACGTCCGACCGTGCGTCGCGGCAAGCCAGAAGCGGTTCATGCGCGCGACATCCAGCGCGTCGATCACTATCCCGGTCAGCATCCTGGTTCCTTCGAAGGCGTCGCACCCGACTCCCGCCCATTGTGGCCGCCGCCGGCCGGCCGGGTGCGGACACCGCCGGACGTCCGGCGCGGCCTTCGGGCGCGCACTCCCGCATGATGACCCGGGGGGGCGTCCCTTTGCCTTGAAAGATGCCGACCGGATTCGACGACACCGCCGAGCAGGCGGCCGGGCGACCGTCCCGTGACGGGCGGCCGGGCCTGCTTCAGGCGGAACGCAATGCTGCTCAAGTGCCGGAGTTCCGCCGTGCGATGGACGCGTTCGGGGCGGTGGCGAAGGCACACCACGCCCCGTAGGGCACGAGAGCCAGGGCCGCGGTCCGGTCGTGGCGCGCCTCACGGCTTTCCGCGACACCGACCGCCTCTGAGTGGCTCAGATCACATGCGTCGGACCGATCACTTCGCGCTTCTCTCCAGTCATATTCAGTGCACATCCGCTCAGCACACGACGATGGGATACGGACGAGATGACTGAGAGCGTGAAGGGCCCCGCCAGCTACTTCCCTTCCATCGAGAAGAAGTATGGCCGCCCCATAGCGGAGTGGAAGGAGCTCATCCGTTCATCGACCTTGACGAAGCACATGGAACTCGTCTCCTGGCTCAAAGCCGAACATGGACTCGGCCACGGTCACGCCAACGCTCTCGTCGCCCACACTCTCGCCGAGGAGAGCGGGAAGTAGACCGTCCGACCACACAGGCCCCGGCCCGAGGCCACCACACGCGCCAACCGGATTCCCCCAACCTTGCCCCTCACGCACCGCGGCACCGCCTCCTCGACTGCTGTGAGGGGCCTTTGGTCAGGGCGTGTCGCCGGCGTAGTACAAGCGGCAGACGATCCCCGGGCCCGGTGAGCGTGGCTCGTCGGCACTGGGGTCGTACAGGGCGCGGCCGCCGGGCCACCGCGACAGCTCGGTGGCCAGGGCGACACCCCCGTCGACTTCTTCCCTCGTCCAGCCGGTGATGTCCAGCAGCAGACCGTCCAGGGGCCCGCCGACGAGCGTCGCGTAAGTCCGTGTGGGCAGCGGGCCGGGGTGGGGGTCGTCGTGGTCGCAGCCGTAGACCCGACCACGCAGCACCTGTTCATCCCAGTTCATGCGACCAGCGTTCCAGGCCCCACTGACAATCCACCGTGATGGGGCGGGCGTCCCGTTGAGGGTGGTGAGGCCCCCAGCGTGCACGGCGTGGGGCTCACCGGCGGCGCACCGCCGTGCCGGTGAGAGAACGCTCTTTACCTCGCTGCTGGGCGCGGTCGGGACGGCCTCGGCCTCCCTGGTGAGCCTGACGTGCGACGGCACCCTGGGGACCGTGTCCACCGTGGATCCGATGGCGCGTGTACCCGCCAGGGCGGTGGCGGTGACGGCCGCCGTGGCGGCACCGTAGCGCAGCCACGGCCTGCGCGTGCCTGCCTGCTCGCTGATCGTCCTGGAACATCACCGACAGAAGCGGCCCATTGCCGACCGGCCCCTCGTGTCATCCGTTTGACGACACGATGTTTGTCATCCATTGGATGACGTGTTACAACAGTGCCTGTGAGGCGCATTGGCAGCAGTTACTGCCTGACTCTTCTGGAGGTGTTGTCCGATGTTGATGCGCACCGACCCCTTCCGTGAGCTCGACCGACTGGCCCAGCAGATGATGGGCCCAGGTACCTGGTCCCGGCCGTCCGCGATGCCGATGGACGCCTACCGCGAGGGGGACGAGTACGTGGTGGCCTTCGACCTGCCCGGTGTCAGTCCCGAGGCGATCGACATCGACGTCGAGCGGAACATGCTGACCGTGAAGGCCGAGCGTCGGCCCGTGGCGAAGTCCGACAGCGTCCAGATGGAACTCTCCGAGCGGCCACTGGGTGTCTTCTCCCGCCAGCTCGTGCTGGCCGACACCCTGGACACCGAGCGCATCGAGGCCGACTACGACGCAGGGGTGCTCACCTTGCGCATCCCGATCGCCGAACGCGCCAAGCCCCGCAAGATCGCCATCGGCGCCGGGTCCGACCGCAAGGAGATCTCCGGCTGAACCCGGGCGGCCCGGTCTGCCCCGCGCCCGTGCGTCCTGCTCCCGCCCCCCCCGCAGGGTTTGCCCGCGCTACATCGGCTCCCTGTCCCTCCTGCGGGGCCCGGACCACTCTCATTGATCACCCGTTCCCGGTGCCCGCGCACTCTGCCGGGCACCGGGCATACCGCCCTCGGCGAGAAAGGCGACGTCCAGCAGTGATCTCCGACCAGCGTGCACCCCTGCAGCAGCTGCCTGCGATGACGTACGAGCAGATGTTGGAGAAGGTCCGCTACGAAGGTGCCTACCCGACTCGGGAGCGGGCCGAGGAAGCAGTCCGCCTGGTCCTGGCGGGACTGGGACGCCAGGTGACGGGCGACGAACGCGTCGACCTGGCCGCCCGCCTCCCCCTGGAGGCCGCACGCATCTTCACCGCGCAGATCCCCGAGACCGGACCGCTGACCGGCTGGGCCTTCGTCAAGGACCTCGCCGGCCGGGCCGGCGCCCCTCTGGCCACCACCCGCTGGGACACCGGGTCCGTCCTCACCACCGTCGCCTCGCTGGCCGGCCCCGACCTGCTCACCCGAATCCTGGACAAGCTGCCCGGCGGCTACGCGCTTCTGTTCGGTCGCGCCGAACTCACCCGGGCCGCCTGACCCGGGTGCCGGGGGAGGAGTGAGCGCCCCTGCTCGCCGAAGATGGAGGTGCCCGTGAGGCCCCGCTCCCGGTGAGGGGGTGCGGGGCTTCGGCGACACGACAACACCGCTGAGGCGTGCTGCCGTTGATGATGGCTGGGCGCAGGCTCAAGGTGTCTGCGAAGCTGGTACTCAGGCATTAGGTCGTCCCAAACGGGCAGCCACGACCCCCCGGAGCCGTTAAAGCAGGCGTCCTGGTATGCGCCTGCCGGGGAATCAACTGCTGACGCCGGCCTGCCATTTGCGCCTGCGTAGCACGTAGTCGCTGAAAAGGTGCCGGCTGCGGTCCAGGAGCTGTCCCACCTCCGCCTCGCAGCCGCGCACGTCCGCTGACGGATGCCAGCGCTGTACGGACTGTCCGGCCCAGGTGCGCAGCTTCGCGTCCGGGTCGTCCAGCAGGCCGACCGCCGCGCGTAGCGTCACGATGCCGCCACGCGCGTCGAGCAGCCGGAACGCGCCGACGCGGACGTGCCGCGGCCGCTCGGAGCCGGTGCGCTGCAACAGCCAGTCGGCGGGCAGCTCCCGCGCCGAGGGCAACAGTGCGACGGCCGTCTCCCGGACCACGGCGGCGGCCGGGTCGTCGAGGAGCGGCCGCAGTTGCTCTACGACCACGCAGTCCAGTACCCGCAGCCCTGCCACCGCCCGTGCTCGCACCCCCTCCGCCCGGTGCGCGAGCAGGGGACGCAGCAGTTCGGCGTCCGCGCGGTTCCCGCACTCGGCCAGCCCGATGACCGCACCGGGCGGCAACGCCGGGTCGTCGGGTGACGAGCACCGTTCGCGGTACCAGGCCGTCGGACCACCCCCGTGCTGCCGTACGACGTATCGGGCACAGGCGCGCACGAGCGCGGAACGGTCACCGAGGAACGACTCCGCCCGCTTCGGCCACCCGGCCTGCCGCAGTCCGGTGACGCCGGCCGACCGGGTACGCGGGTTGCGTGCGGACAGCAGCGCAGGCAGGACGTCCTCGTACGCACCTTCATGTCCGAGCGCCGCGAGCGCCGCTGTGGCACAAAGGTCCTGGACCACGCTGTCCGCGTCCCGGGCAGCCGCACGGGCGAGTTCGACGGGGCTCAGCAGCCCGCCTTCGAGGGCCAGCCGATAGGCGAAGCGCCGGACGATCCGGTCGGGATCACCGAAGAGGACAGCGAGCTGCTCGAGGGACGCCTGACGCAGGACCCGCTCGAGCACACCGACGCCGAAGGCACCTCTGTCGCGACGGCCCAGACGGAGGATGAACGGAGCGAGGCCGACGGCGGAGTCGACACCCAGAGCCTCGTCCAGCGACTTCCGGGCCCGCTCGCGCACGGGCTCGGCCCAGTCGGCACAACGGATCACGACCAGCGGCAGCAGACCGGGGCAGCGAGCGGACTCCCGCAACGCCTCCTTACGGATACGCCCGTCGCGGTGACAGAGGGCGAGCGCGAGCCGTGACTCGCCGAGCCGGCTCAGATCGGCAGGCAGGGGAGCGGAGTGCTCCCAGTCCGGCAGCGACTGCGGGTGGTACCAGGCCACCTTGCGCACTCCCGCGTCCAGCGCCAGCCAGTCATCGGGGTCGGCGACATCAAGCGTGCTGTGCAGCGGCGCGTCCCGCGCCAGCCGTATCGCCGCCGCTGCCCCGTCGTTCCCCAGCATTCCCGCCCCTTCCGGCCGCCGTACTGGGCGATCGTAGAGTGCCGGGTTCGTGCGGGGCGCGCGTAAATGGCCCTTGATCGAAGGGGGCAGGGGAGAGCCGGAAGGTCTCGTGGCCGTCCGGTGTGCCCTGCTCAATCCTCTTCGCGCGCGACCCTCCGGCCCTCAGGCTCCCGCTCCTCACCGCGCGACTGGTCGAGGGCGCTGGAGACGGTGTCCGCGGCGCCGGAAGAGGGCTGGGAGGCGCGGGGCAGGGCTGCCGTGGACCTGTCCTGGGCACTGGAGTCGGGGGATTCGGTGAGTTCCGCCGGTTCGCGGGGGCCGGCTTCGAGGTCGAGGCGGTTGCAGTGTTCGGCGAACCGGAGGTAGGTGTCGACGCCGGCGATCACGACCCGCGTGTCGATCTTGAGGATTTCGATGCCGACCAGGGAGACGCGTGCGAAGGCGTCGATGACCAGTCCGCGGTCGACGACGAGTTCCAGCACGTCGTACAGGCCGCTGGAACCGCTCCCGCCGCCCTGCTGTGTCGCTATGGACATCGCGACCAACCCCTTGCTTGTCCGCTCCTGCGCACCGCCATGGCCGTCGAGCCCGGCCGGCACCAGCGCGCAGCCGTGCAGTCCCTCGCCCCCGGCGAGGCTTCCCCGGGGCGGGTAGCCCCCACGACCTGCCGCGAAACGCCCCTGAGGCGGGTCGGAGGGTCGGCGGGTCGGCGGGCTTCCGGGCCTTTGCCGGTGCTTTGCCTGCCCTGCAGGGGCATGTGCCTGTGCCTGGGCCTGGGCGTGTCTCGTCAGTCGTCGAGTGCTTGGGGGAGGGTGGCGTGACAGTCGATGACGGTGTCGATGCCGACGATGGTCAGGGTGCGTTGGACGGTGTGGGTGGGGCGGGCGAGGCGGAGCCGGCCACCGGTGTCGGTGAGGGCGCGGTGGGCGGCGATGAGGATGTTGATGCCGCTGGAGTCCATGAAGGTGACCTGGTGGAGGTCGACCACGACGCGGGAGCCGGGTGTGGTGATGGCGTCCAGGGCGTGGCGGAGGGTCTCGCCGGTGTGGTGGTCGATTTCCCCGGTGGGGGTCAGGACGTGGGTGCCGTCGATGGTGTGGGCCGCGACGGTGAGCCGGTCCGGCGGTGTGCTGGTGTGGGGGTCCGCCACTTCTTCCTCGGTCATGTGGGTGATACTGGCACGGCGTGTTCGTCGCCTGGAATCGTTGCCCCGCATATGCCAGGTGATGCGTGGATGAGATGAAGGCGACAGCGGGGTGTCAGGCGTCACCCTGCTTGGTGCGGGTATACGCGTCGGGTGATTGGGGTAGCGAAGGCGGCCGCGATGGAGTCAGTGCCCGTGGGGGAGGACGGCACCACGCCGGGTGAGCGGGTGATCCAGGCGACGGTGGCGTTGGACGGGGACGGGTCGGTGATCGCCCAGGCGCGTCATCGGGCGGCTGATTTCCTGGCGCGGGTGCAGTCGGTGCACGGGTTGCCGGTCTCGCAGCGGGCGATGGATCTGACCCAGTTGGTGGTCAGTGAGCTGGTCACCAATGCGCGTAAGTATGCTCCGGGGCCGGTTCTGCTGGATCTGAGGATCGTCGGGGACGCGGTGGAGGTCGTGGTGTGGGACTCCGATCCGGTGCTGCCGGTGGCCCGGGCCGCGGACGCCG
Above is a genomic segment from Streptomyces collinus Tu 365 containing:
- a CDS encoding DUF4287 domain-containing protein is translated as MTESVKGPASYFPSIEKKYGRPIAEWKELIRSSTLTKHMELVSWLKAEHGLGHGHANALVAHTLAEESGK
- a CDS encoding Hsp20/alpha crystallin family protein, whose product is MLMRTDPFRELDRLAQQMMGPGTWSRPSAMPMDAYREGDEYVVAFDLPGVSPEAIDIDVERNMLTVKAERRPVAKSDSVQMELSERPLGVFSRQLVLADTLDTERIEADYDAGVLTLRIPIAERAKPRKIAIGAGSDRKEISG
- a CDS encoding DUF2267 domain-containing protein, whose product is MISDQRAPLQQLPAMTYEQMLEKVRYEGAYPTRERAEEAVRLVLAGLGRQVTGDERVDLAARLPLEAARIFTAQIPETGPLTGWAFVKDLAGRAGAPLATTRWDTGSVLTTVASLAGPDLLTRILDKLPGGYALLFGRAELTRAA
- the gvpJ gene encoding gas vesicle protein GvpJ; this translates as MSIATQQGGGSGSSGLYDVLELVVDRGLVIDAFARVSLVGIEILKIDTRVVIAGVDTYLRFAEHCNRLDLEAGPREPAELTESPDSSAQDRSTAALPRASQPSSGAADTVSSALDQSRGEEREPEGRRVAREED
- a CDS encoding STAS domain-containing protein, whose amino-acid sequence is MTEEEVADPHTSTPPDRLTVAAHTIDGTHVLTPTGEIDHHTGETLRHALDAITTPGSRVVVDLHQVTFMDSSGINILIAAHRALTDTGGRLRLARPTHTVQRTLTIVGIDTVIDCHATLPQALDD
- a CDS encoding ATP-binding protein, yielding MESVPVGEDGTTPGERVIQATVALDGDGSVIAQARHRAADFLARVQSVHGLPVSQRAMDLTQLVVSELVTNARKYAPGPVLLDLRIVGDAVEVVVWDSDPVLPVARAADAGRVGQHGLEIVMAVAQGFEAQREPVGKRITARIALADDPGGAVTGLTPQ